From the genome of Nicotiana sylvestris chromosome 2, ASM39365v2, whole genome shotgun sequence, one region includes:
- the LOC104246187 gene encoding uncharacterized protein yields the protein MDGGNGWPAARYAGGPQDTTIKNRIMLRFRPIAPKPVAGGSSPGSTPEGNKIELVTKRRVKRKYVRVKKNSKFKSNKEEEGEKDGSLQFTDSQTILTLQLMPESSSSVKNSLENIGSRPFWMNFQKPENNDVLTEGSVDRIDRTVEIQKKRVIESWVMVDKMTNTLVDGEALGSTDMDKMKNLEADTCPGLISDGLDRVQWVNLAYRRLVDPLEGSGTPPELVTWLVVKEKINLPSSLPAFACTVRILYMKHSQTMPCDVWKMDFGGLFAWRFDAKAALSLGR from the coding sequence ATGGACGGTGGAAATGGTTGGCCCGCCGCTAGATACGCCGGTGGACCGCAGGATACGACGATAAAGAACCGGATAATGCTAAGATTCCGACCGATCGCACCTAAACCGGTCGCCGGGGGTTCATCTCCTGGTTCAACACCGGAAGGAAACAAGATAGAACTTGTTACCAAACGAAGAGTCAAAAGAAAGTACGTTAGAGTTAAGAAAAATAGCAAGTTCAAAagtaacaaagaagaagaaggagaaaaggaCGGATCCTTACAGTTTACTGATAGTCAAACTATTTTAACCCTTCAGTTGATGCCTGAAAGCAGTAGCAGCGTTAAGAACTCTTTAGAAAATATCGGATCTAGACCTTTTTGGATGAATTTTCAGAAACCGGAGAATAACGATGTTTTAACAGAAGGATCAGTGGATCGGATAGATCGGACGGTGGAGATACAGAAGAAAAGGGTTATAGAGTCATGGGTGATGGTGGATAAAATGACAAACACGTTGGTAGATGGAGAAGCGTTAGGGAGTACGGACATGGATAAGATGAAGAATCTGGAAGCTGACACGTGTCCAGGGCTCATATCGGACGGCTTAGATAGGGTTCAGTGGGTGAATCTGgcgtataggagattggttgatcCTCTAGAAGGGTCTGGAACGCCGCCGGAGCTGGTGACGTGGCTGGTAGTGAAGGAGAAAATAAATTTGCCTTCTTCTTTGCCAGCTTTTGCATGCACTGTAAGGATACTGTATATGAAGCACTCACAGACAATGCCGTGTGATGTGTGGAAGATGGATTTTGGAGGATTATTTGCATGGAGATTTGATGCTAAAGCTGCACTTAGTTTGGGTCGTTGA